From Kitasatospora sp. MAP12-44:
AGCGCACGGCAGTTCGATCGCTCCAGTCCCGAGCCCCTGTTCTGAGATCGCCGCCCGACTGCGGGGCAGAGGTCAGAGCCTGCGCCACGCGGGGTCTGCTGGACGAACCGGGTGAGGTTTGGCATGCCCATCCGCTCGCCAGGAATAGGGGATGACCGAACTCGTCCCGCCCCCGCCGTCGTCCCGCCTGCTGCGCCTGTCCGAGGAGGTGCGCGACGCCCTGGTGAGCCGCCGACCGGTGGTCGCCCTTGAGTCGACGATCATCGCGCACGGCCTGCCCCGGCCCCGCAACCTGGGTGTGGCGGCGGAGTTGGAGGAGATCGTCCGGGCGGCCGGCGCCGTCCCGGCGACCGTCGCGGTGCTGGACGGCGTCCCGCACGTCGGGCTCGGCAAGGCGGAGCGGGAGCGGGTCGCCAACGACCCCTCGCTGCGCAAGCTGGGCTTCCGTGATCTCGCGCCGGCCGTCGCGACCGGCGCGAGCGGGGCGACGACGGTGTCCGGCACGGCGTTTCTGGCTGCCCGCGCCGGGATCCGGGTCTTCGCCACCGGCGGGCTGGGCGGGGTGCACCGCGACTGGGTGACCAGCCAGGACGAGTCCGCCGACCTCGGCCTGCTCTCCCGCACCCGGATCACGGTGGTGTGCGCGGGGGTGAAGTCGATCCTGGACGTCCCGGCCACGCTGGAGCGCCTGGAGACGCTGGGCGTCAGCACGCTGGGCTTCCGGACCGCCGACTTCCCTGGCTTCTATCTGTCGAGCTCGGGCCGGCCGGTGGACTGGACGGTGCAGAGCGCCGGGCAGGTGGCGGCCGTGATGCGTGCACAGGACGAACTCGGCGGCCTGGACTCGGCGTTGATCGTCGCCAACCCCGTCCCCCAGGACGAGCAGCTCGACCCGCAGCTGCACGACCAGGTGCTCGCCGAGGCGCTCGCGGCCGCCGAGCGCGCGGGCGCCACGGGGCAGGCGGCCACACCGTTCCTGCTCTCCTATCTCACCGAGCACACCGCTGGCGCCTCGCTGGAGGCCAACCTGGCGGCCGTGCGCGGCAATGTGCGACTCGGCGCCGAGATCGCCGCGCACTGGGCCGAGATCGCCGCGGACCGGGCCGGGACGCAGGGGTGACGGCCGGCGGCGCTCTTGTGGTCATCGGTGACGTCGTCACCGATGTCGTCGCCCTGCACGGCGCGGCGCTCACCCCGCACACCGACAACGCCGCCCGCACGACGGTACGGCCTGGCGGCTCGGCCGCCAACACGGCCGCGTGGGCCGCGCGTTCGGGAGCCGAGGTGCGCCTGCTGTCCCGGGTCGGCGCGGACTCCGCGGCCTGGCACCGGGCCGAACTGATCGCCACGGGCGTCCAGCCGCAGCTGGTGCT
This genomic window contains:
- a CDS encoding pseudouridine-5'-phosphate glycosidase, giving the protein MTELVPPPPSSRLLRLSEEVRDALVSRRPVVALESTIIAHGLPRPRNLGVAAELEEIVRAAGAVPATVAVLDGVPHVGLGKAERERVANDPSLRKLGFRDLAPAVATGASGATTVSGTAFLAARAGIRVFATGGLGGVHRDWVTSQDESADLGLLSRTRITVVCAGVKSILDVPATLERLETLGVSTLGFRTADFPGFYLSSSGRPVDWTVQSAGQVAAVMRAQDELGGLDSALIVANPVPQDEQLDPQLHDQVLAEALAAAERAGATGQAATPFLLSYLTEHTAGASLEANLAAVRGNVRLGAEIAAHWAEIAADRAGTQG